The following are from one region of the Thermus antranikianii DSM 12462 genome:
- the rpmA gene encoding 50S ribosomal protein L27: MAHKKGLGSTKNGRDSQAKRLGVKRYGGQVVRAGNILVRQRGTQFKPGKNVGMGRDFTLFALVDGVVEFQDKGRLGRYVHVRPLA, translated from the coding sequence ATGGCACATAAAAAGGGTTTGGGTTCCACTAAAAACGGCCGGGACTCCCAGGCCAAGCGCCTTGGGGTGAAGCGGTATGGGGGCCAGGTGGTGAGGGCCGGGAACATCCTGGTCCGCCAGCGGGGCACCCAGTTCAAACCCGGCAAGAACGTGGGCATGGGCCGGGACTTCACCCTCTTCGCCCTGGTGGACGGGGTGGTGGAGTTCCAGGATAAGGGGCGGCTGGGCCGCTACGTGCACGTGCGTCCCTTGGCGTAG